A genomic segment from Spinacia oleracea cultivar Varoflay chromosome 3, BTI_SOV_V1, whole genome shotgun sequence encodes:
- the LOC110793337 gene encoding uncharacterized protein gives METILDVLNDLLSHHRIFRILSLSSRTSCHGYSSSSTSSILLPYLFSFFVILFRFSRSGEADDDSSQTFVFGSAESPSDNTSVTAVRVPVANIDSCSGEGTAKEGPGILLNILNLQSHAILDFGTPILDVKFLLQDKFSAKSSLDALLVDVPDVCSEVPCVDEESATSFSEQHDLVMIDNTDSTISKLLTASCGV, from the exons atggaaa CAATTCTGGACGTGTTGAATGACCTCCTCTCACACCATCGAATTTTCagaattctttctctctcctctcgtaCATCCTGCCATGGGTATTCATCTTCTTCAACTTCATCGATTCTCCTTCCATATCTCTTTAGCTTCTTTGTGATCCTCTTCCGATTCTCCAG ATCTGGAGAAGCTGATGATGACTCGAGTCAAACATTTGTTTTTGGTTCCGCTGAATCCCCTTCTGACAATACCTCTGTCACTGCTGTTAGAGTACCTGTAGCCAACATTGACTCCTGTTCTGGTGAAGGGACTGCAAAAGAGGGTCCTGGTATACTGCTCAACATTTTGAACTTACAAAGCCAtgctattttggattttggaactCCAATACTGGACGTAAAATTCTTGTTGCAAGATAAGTTTTCTGCTAAGTCTTCTCTTGATGCCCTTCTGGTTGATGTTCCTGATGTATGCAGCGAAGTTCCTTGTGTTGATGAAGAGAGTGCTACGTCATTCAGCGAGCAACATGATTTAGTTATGATTGATAACACAGACTCTACAATTTCAAAACTCCTAACAGCCAGTTGTGGTGTTTAG